The Thermoleophilaceae bacterium genome includes a window with the following:
- a CDS encoding NAD(P)/FAD-dependent oxidoreductase, with protein sequence MSSHHRIAIVGTGFAGLGMAIRLKQEGVHDFVVLERAGDVGGTWRANTYPGCACDVPSHLYSFSFALNPDWSRTYSPQPEIWDYLRDCSRRYGVEPHIRYGHDVTSAGWDDREQLWRLDTSQGPVTAQVLIAGMGPLAEPSFPDIPGLDGFEGAAFHSAEWDHEHDLTGERVAVIGTGASAIQLVPKIQPDVASLKVFQRTPPWVMPHSDRPITGFERRLYRLFPPAQRLVRALVYWGRELLVPGFVKDQRLMKVPELLARRHLKSQVPDPELRAKVTPDYTIGCKRILPSNKWYPAITEPNVDVVTDGIREVKAHSIVTTDGAEHEVDSIVFGTGFHVTDMPIGQKVRGRGGMLLDDAWKGSPQAYLGVTVSGFPNLFTLIGPNTGLGHNSMVFMIESQLSYVLGALRHMEQRGLAAVEVRREAQDAYNAEIQARMPGTVWMSGCASWYIDENGRNTTIWPDFTWKFRQRTASFDPARYELIQPAPERVPAAA encoded by the coding sequence ATGAGCAGCCACCATCGCATCGCAATCGTCGGAACGGGCTTCGCCGGCCTGGGCATGGCCATCCGCCTCAAGCAGGAGGGCGTCCACGACTTCGTCGTCCTCGAGCGCGCCGGCGACGTCGGCGGCACATGGCGGGCCAACACGTACCCGGGCTGCGCCTGCGACGTGCCGTCGCACCTCTACTCGTTCTCGTTCGCGCTCAACCCCGACTGGAGCCGCACGTACTCCCCCCAGCCCGAGATCTGGGACTACCTGCGCGACTGCTCGCGCCGCTACGGCGTCGAGCCCCACATCCGCTACGGACACGACGTGACCAGCGCGGGGTGGGACGACCGCGAGCAGCTCTGGCGGCTCGACACCTCCCAGGGGCCCGTGACCGCCCAGGTGCTGATCGCCGGCATGGGACCGCTCGCGGAGCCGTCCTTCCCCGACATCCCGGGCCTCGACGGCTTCGAGGGCGCCGCGTTCCATTCGGCCGAGTGGGACCACGAGCACGACCTCACGGGCGAGCGCGTGGCCGTGATCGGCACCGGCGCGTCGGCCATCCAGCTCGTTCCGAAGATCCAGCCCGACGTGGCATCGCTCAAGGTCTTCCAGCGCACGCCCCCGTGGGTCATGCCCCACAGCGACCGGCCCATCACCGGCTTCGAGCGGCGGCTGTATCGCCTCTTCCCTCCCGCACAGCGGCTCGTGCGCGCGCTGGTCTACTGGGGCCGCGAGCTGCTCGTGCCGGGCTTCGTGAAGGACCAGCGCCTCATGAAGGTGCCCGAGCTCCTCGCGCGGCGGCACCTCAAGAGCCAGGTGCCCGACCCCGAGCTGCGCGCAAAGGTCACGCCGGACTACACGATCGGATGCAAGCGGATCCTGCCCTCCAACAAGTGGTATCCGGCCATCACCGAGCCGAACGTCGATGTGGTGACCGACGGCATCCGCGAGGTCAAGGCGCACTCGATCGTCACGACCGACGGGGCCGAGCACGAGGTGGACTCGATCGTCTTCGGCACCGGCTTCCACGTCACCGACATGCCGATCGGCCAGAAGGTCCGCGGGCGCGGCGGGATGCTGCTCGACGACGCCTGGAAGGGCAGCCCGCAGGCGTACCTGGGCGTCACGGTCTCCGGCTTCCCCAACCTGTTCACGCTCATCGGCCCCAACACCGGGCTGGGACACAACTCGATGGTCTTCATGATCGAGTCCCAGCTGAGCTACGTGCTCGGCGCGCTGCGCCACATGGAGCAGCGCGGGCTGGCGGCGGTCGAGGTGCGCCGTGAGGCGCAGGACGCCTACAACGCCGAGATCCAGGCGCGGATGCCCGGAACGGTGTGGATGTCGGGCTGCGCGAGCTGGTACATCGACGAGAACGGCCGCAACACCACGATCTGGCCGGACTTCACCTGGAAGTTCCGCCAGCGCACCGCCAGCTTCGACCCTGCCCGGTACGAGCTCATCCAGCCGGCGCCGGAGCGCGTGCCCGCCGCAGCCTAG
- a CDS encoding class II fumarate hydratase, which produces MGVTGTESKERWGGETAKAVDNFPVSGERVPVAVVRWLGRIKAAAARTNAELGLLDGALAERIAKAGDAVAHGEHDGQFPIDVFQTGSGTSSNMNANEVIANVAGEGAHPNDHVNMGQSSNDVFPSAVHLAALAESTDKLLPALAKLEASLAAKAEELADVVKAGRTHLMDAVPVTLGQEFAGYAAQIRLGQERVKATLPRVAQIPLGGTATGTGLNTHPDFAAGVRARIKEATGLPVDAPADPFEAQGSRDALVELSGALKVVAVSLTKIANDLALMGSGPRAGLAEIALPELQKGSSIMPGKVNPVIPEVVLQVSAQVIGNDTAITIGGMQGQFELNVRIPLIARNLLSSIGLLSSASTMLAEKCVDGLEANEEMCTRHAESTPAIATALNPHIGYDRATEIVKEAVASKRTIREVAREKGVDESVLDEALDLQKMARPNG; this is translated from the coding sequence ATGGGTGTGACCGGGACTGAATCCAAGGAGCGCTGGGGTGGGGAGACCGCCAAGGCCGTCGACAACTTCCCCGTGTCGGGCGAGCGCGTGCCGGTGGCGGTCGTGCGCTGGCTCGGCCGGATCAAGGCGGCTGCCGCGCGCACGAACGCGGAGCTCGGGCTGCTCGACGGGGCGCTGGCGGAGCGCATCGCGAAGGCCGGCGACGCCGTGGCCCACGGCGAGCACGACGGCCAGTTCCCGATCGACGTCTTCCAGACGGGGTCGGGAACGTCGTCGAACATGAACGCGAACGAGGTGATCGCGAACGTGGCGGGCGAGGGCGCGCACCCCAACGACCACGTGAACATGGGGCAGTCCTCGAACGACGTCTTCCCGTCCGCGGTGCACCTCGCGGCGCTCGCCGAGTCCACGGACAAGCTGCTGCCCGCCCTGGCGAAGCTGGAGGCATCGCTCGCCGCCAAGGCCGAGGAGCTCGCCGATGTCGTGAAGGCCGGCCGCACCCATCTCATGGACGCCGTCCCGGTCACGCTCGGCCAGGAGTTCGCGGGCTACGCGGCGCAGATCCGCCTGGGCCAGGAGCGCGTGAAGGCCACCCTCCCGCGCGTGGCGCAGATCCCGCTGGGCGGCACCGCCACGGGCACGGGCCTCAACACGCACCCGGACTTCGCCGCCGGCGTGCGCGCGCGGATCAAGGAGGCCACCGGCCTGCCGGTGGACGCTCCCGCCGACCCGTTCGAGGCGCAGGGCAGCCGCGACGCCCTCGTGGAGCTGTCGGGCGCGCTGAAGGTGGTGGCCGTCTCGCTCACCAAGATCGCCAACGACCTCGCGCTCATGGGCTCGGGCCCGCGCGCCGGCCTGGCCGAGATCGCCCTGCCCGAGCTGCAGAAGGGCTCCTCGATCATGCCGGGCAAGGTCAACCCGGTGATACCCGAGGTGGTGCTGCAGGTATCCGCGCAGGTGATCGGCAACGACACCGCCATCACGATCGGCGGCATGCAGGGCCAGTTCGAGCTCAACGTGCGCATCCCGCTGATCGCGCGCAACCTGCTGAGCTCGATCGGCCTCCTGTCCAGCGCGTCCACCATGCTCGCCGAGAAGTGCGTCGACGGCCTCGAGGCCAACGAGGAGATGTGCACCCGCCACGCGGAGTCCACGCCCGCCATCGCCACGGCGCTGAACCCGCACATCGGCTACGACCGCGCCACCGAGATCGTGAAGGAGGCCGTGGCCTCCAAGCGCACGATCCGCGAGGTGGCGCGCGAGAAGGGCGTGGACGAGTCCGTGCTTGACGAGGCGCTTGACCTGCAGAAGATGGCGCGGCCGAACGGCTGA
- a CDS encoding NAD(P)-dependent oxidoreductase yields the protein MKVFVAGATGVLGRELVPQLVARGHEVVGMTRTASKQDGLRALGARPVVADALDPEAVAQAVASAEPEVIVHQLTALSGKMSIHDARHPDRSPMAKLTNRLRTEATDHLLAAGSAVGARRFVAQSFGAFRWARTGGPVQTEADPLDPNPPAPLRPVVEALLHLEEAVTTIDWGEGLALRYGGFYGPGTSLSLAPDAVMAAPIRKRRFPIVGDGGGVWSHVHIEDAAAATAIAVERGQPGIYNIVDDEPAPVREWLAVLASALDAKPPRRIPRWLGRLAAGEAATLMMTEVRGASNEKAKRELGWKPRYASWRQGVAQGLG from the coding sequence ATGAAGGTCTTCGTAGCCGGCGCCACAGGCGTTCTCGGCAGAGAGCTCGTCCCGCAGCTCGTGGCGCGAGGCCACGAGGTGGTCGGGATGACCAGGACCGCGTCGAAGCAGGATGGGCTGCGGGCGTTGGGGGCGCGGCCGGTCGTGGCCGACGCTCTCGACCCCGAAGCGGTCGCCCAGGCGGTGGCGTCCGCCGAGCCCGAGGTGATCGTGCATCAGCTCACGGCGCTGTCCGGGAAGATGAGCATCCATGACGCGCGGCACCCTGACCGCTCCCCCATGGCGAAACTGACCAACCGGCTGCGTACCGAGGCGACGGACCATCTCCTGGCCGCCGGCAGCGCCGTGGGGGCACGGCGCTTCGTGGCACAGAGCTTTGGGGCCTTCCGATGGGCCCGCACAGGCGGGCCGGTGCAGACCGAGGCCGACCCCCTCGATCCCAACCCGCCGGCGCCGCTGCGGCCGGTGGTGGAGGCGCTCCTCCATTTGGAGGAGGCGGTGACGACGATCGACTGGGGCGAGGGTCTCGCGTTGCGCTACGGCGGCTTCTACGGTCCGGGGACCTCGCTCAGCCTGGCTCCGGATGCGGTGATGGCGGCGCCGATCCGCAAGCGTCGCTTCCCGATCGTCGGCGACGGTGGGGGCGTCTGGTCGCACGTCCACATCGAAGACGCCGCGGCGGCGACCGCCATCGCGGTCGAGCGCGGCCAGCCGGGTATCTACAACATCGTCGACGACGAGCCCGCGCCGGTGCGGGAGTGGCTGGCGGTGCTGGCGAGCGCGCTGGATGCCAAGCCACCAAGGCGTATCCCACGCTGGCTCGGTCGGCTGGCGGCCGGTGAGGCGGCAACGCTCATGATGACGGAGGTGAGGGGAGCCTCGAACGAGAAGGCGAAGCGCGAGCTCGGCTGGAAGCCGCGCTATGCGAGCTGGCGGCAGGGCGTCGCGCAGGGGCTCGGCTGA
- a CDS encoding RNA polymerase sigma-70 factor — protein sequence MTEEQLDELRPSAFAIAYRMLGSVSEAEDVVQEGFLRLHRAREGGERIESPRAYLSTVVSRLSLDHLRSARVRRETYVGEWLPEPLVASADDDPARKAEMADSLSLAFLVLLESLSPEQRAAFLLREVFDEPYARIAEIVGTSEQNARQLATRARRHLEERRPRFEVSREQREELATRFFAAAEDGDLEGLEELLAHDVVLRGDGGGKAPALARAIHGRARSARTLIAGLRAFTRFGITSRREEVNGQPGALFFDREGRLVSVMSLDVAEGQIQGVSSIINPDKLRHLGPLADLDALLRERS from the coding sequence ATGACCGAGGAGCAGCTCGACGAGCTCCGCCCGTCGGCGTTCGCCATCGCCTACCGGATGCTCGGCAGCGTGAGCGAGGCGGAGGACGTGGTGCAGGAGGGGTTCCTCCGCCTCCACCGGGCGCGCGAGGGCGGCGAGCGGATCGAGTCGCCGCGCGCGTACCTGTCGACGGTGGTCTCGCGGCTCTCGCTCGACCACCTCCGCTCGGCGCGGGTCCGGCGCGAGACCTACGTGGGCGAGTGGCTGCCGGAGCCGCTCGTGGCGAGCGCCGACGACGATCCCGCCCGCAAGGCCGAGATGGCGGACTCGCTGTCGCTCGCCTTCCTCGTCCTGCTCGAGAGCCTGTCGCCCGAGCAGCGCGCCGCGTTCCTGCTGCGCGAGGTGTTCGACGAGCCCTACGCCCGGATCGCGGAGATCGTGGGCACGAGCGAGCAGAACGCCCGCCAGCTCGCCACACGGGCCCGCCGCCACTTGGAGGAGCGGCGCCCCCGGTTCGAGGTCTCGCGCGAGCAGCGGGAGGAGCTCGCGACGCGCTTCTTCGCGGCCGCCGAGGACGGCGATCTCGAAGGCCTGGAGGAGCTGCTGGCCCACGACGTGGTGCTCCGCGGCGACGGCGGCGGCAAGGCGCCCGCCCTCGCACGTGCGATCCATGGGCGCGCCAGGTCGGCGCGCACGCTGATCGCGGGCCTGCGCGCCTTCACCCGCTTCGGCATCACCTCGCGCCGCGAGGAGGTGAACGGGCAACCGGGTGCGCTGTTCTTCGACCGCGAGGGCAGGCTGGTCAGCGTGATGTCCCTCGACGTCGCGGAGGGCCAGATCCAGGGCGTGAGCTCGATCATCAACCCGGACAAGCTGCGGCACCTGGGGCCGTTGGCCGACCTGGACGCGCTGCTGCGCGAGCGGAGCTAG
- a CDS encoding BTAD domain-containing putative transcriptional regulator, producing MPGPARIARPALAARLSSALDAGSLLLVAGAGYGKTMALQEALDARDQGAAWISLTEAERDPGRLLLCLLAALRRTVPGAVDVLGESIVAGLEPVDVPGAGRELVGELGRLLVDPLTIVLDDAEHLAGAPAAAPLVSDLLAAPELRIAVAARRPLELQVAKLRATGRLDSLGAAELAFSPAECAELLSARRGREPSADEVEAVMAATEGWPLGIALSALSEGGAQLDPGSRTSLFAFLAEEVVDRLDEPARRALIDSSVPEQLDKATAEALELPEGFAERVERQGLFLRALDPNRTRFAYHPLFRDFLLGRLAEERPAERRRELHARVAPALAAAGRVDEAIEHLVEAERFSDAVAAIGAEGQLLMRTAPESVRPWLERMPPEVRAEPGARLLEGQLELAAGRHESAVESLRAAADGLGGSDAARKWLARLALADALVSVGEFEEVAGLAEGFDAPEAQPAFAAAPAVALLAAMALAMRGEAERGRELSRRALAQPAAAGLAPLELLVVAYLDTPTGRIDDVLRRALEAVAELERADPLNRLAYVMGAVALLFGEQGYDDEAIDWWGRAAAVADRSGLGAWVARFAHSYPAYTHARAGRLSDAEAELARADRGAAGAGWREWKVDAARAAVAALRGDAGEATAAVDRALVRVSRAPVVDRYWATTDLAPVLAEVGAGVTARALVDEALALVDERYPGAAGRYGRARLLAQRAWLVRGEGDEAGSRRDLARFWEEAGENRAHLVRREWPRLEPLLWAALEPGDEASSAPLDAGEVVMAIEGGWPGGAALLPFTRHPSAAVRRAAVGPAAASGHPEGIERLAELTGDPDAGVAAAARAAEAQVARTPPPLVFTLLGSFELRRGTWPVDDAAWVRRTAQRVVRFLLLHRDRAVTEDLLLEALWPDKEPPAARRALQVAVSCARAVLDAPGAERSAIEFAERTYRLSLSERDVVDADEFEAAAAAALSETGPERLTLLDAAERLWSGEPLPEERYSDWAVAWRERLAERRAELLAGLADTHRAAGDEPAATQAARKLVELDPLDEGGHRSLMTAYARAGRRSHALRQYLECRRRLVDGLGIEPSEETSELQRRILAGEPV from the coding sequence GTGCCCGGCCCCGCCCGCATCGCCCGGCCGGCGCTCGCGGCGCGACTCTCCTCGGCGCTCGACGCGGGATCGCTGCTGCTCGTGGCAGGCGCGGGCTACGGGAAGACCATGGCGCTGCAGGAGGCTCTCGACGCCAGGGATCAGGGCGCCGCGTGGATCTCGCTCACCGAGGCCGAGCGCGATCCCGGCCGGCTGCTCCTGTGCCTGCTCGCGGCCCTGCGCCGGACGGTCCCGGGCGCGGTGGACGTCCTCGGCGAGAGCATCGTCGCGGGCCTGGAGCCCGTCGACGTTCCCGGTGCCGGGCGCGAGCTCGTCGGTGAGCTGGGACGCCTGCTGGTCGACCCGCTCACCATCGTGCTCGACGACGCCGAGCACCTGGCCGGCGCCCCCGCGGCTGCTCCGCTCGTCTCCGACCTGCTCGCCGCGCCCGAGCTGCGGATCGCCGTGGCGGCGCGTCGCCCGCTCGAGCTCCAGGTGGCGAAGCTGCGGGCGACCGGGCGCTTGGACTCGCTCGGCGCCGCCGAGCTGGCCTTCAGCCCGGCGGAGTGCGCCGAGCTGCTGAGCGCGAGGCGCGGGCGCGAGCCCTCGGCGGACGAGGTCGAGGCGGTCATGGCGGCCACCGAGGGATGGCCGCTCGGAATCGCGCTGAGCGCGCTGAGCGAGGGCGGGGCGCAGCTCGATCCGGGGTCGCGCACCAGCCTGTTCGCCTTCCTCGCGGAGGAGGTGGTCGATCGTCTCGACGAGCCGGCGCGCCGGGCGCTGATCGACTCGAGCGTCCCCGAGCAGCTCGACAAGGCGACGGCGGAGGCGCTCGAGCTGCCCGAGGGCTTCGCGGAGCGCGTCGAGCGCCAGGGCCTGTTCCTGCGGGCGCTCGACCCCAATCGGACGCGCTTCGCCTACCACCCGCTCTTTCGCGACTTCCTCCTGGGCCGGCTGGCGGAGGAGCGTCCGGCCGAGCGCCGGCGCGAGCTCCACGCGCGCGTGGCGCCGGCCCTGGCCGCGGCGGGGAGGGTCGACGAGGCGATCGAGCATCTCGTCGAGGCGGAGCGCTTCTCCGACGCGGTCGCCGCGATCGGGGCCGAGGGCCAGCTCCTGATGCGGACGGCACCGGAGTCGGTGCGGCCCTGGCTCGAGCGGATGCCTCCCGAGGTCCGGGCCGAGCCCGGCGCGCGCCTGCTCGAGGGACAGCTCGAGCTGGCCGCGGGGCGCCACGAGTCCGCAGTGGAGTCGCTGCGCGCCGCGGCCGACGGCCTGGGCGGCAGCGACGCCGCGCGGAAGTGGCTCGCACGGCTCGCGCTCGCTGACGCGCTTGTGTCCGTCGGGGAATTCGAGGAGGTCGCGGGCCTCGCCGAGGGGTTCGACGCGCCGGAGGCCCAGCCGGCCTTCGCGGCGGCGCCCGCCGTGGCGCTGCTGGCCGCGATGGCACTCGCAATGCGCGGGGAGGCCGAACGCGGGCGGGAGCTCTCGCGGCGCGCCCTCGCGCAGCCGGCCGCGGCAGGCCTGGCGCCGCTGGAGCTGCTGGTCGTCGCCTACCTGGACACGCCGACAGGGCGGATCGACGACGTGCTCCGGCGCGCGCTCGAGGCGGTCGCCGAGCTGGAGCGCGCCGATCCCCTCAACCGGCTCGCCTACGTGATGGGGGCCGTGGCCCTGCTGTTCGGCGAGCAGGGCTACGATGACGAGGCAATCGACTGGTGGGGGCGTGCCGCGGCGGTCGCGGATCGCAGCGGGCTCGGTGCATGGGTGGCGCGTTTCGCCCACTCGTATCCGGCCTACACCCATGCCCGAGCGGGACGGCTCTCCGACGCCGAGGCCGAGCTCGCTCGCGCGGACCGCGGTGCCGCCGGCGCCGGCTGGCGCGAGTGGAAGGTGGATGCCGCGCGAGCCGCCGTGGCGGCGCTGCGGGGGGATGCGGGGGAGGCGACGGCCGCGGTCGATCGGGCGCTGGTCCGCGTGTCACGGGCTCCCGTCGTAGATCGCTATTGGGCGACCACCGACCTGGCCCCCGTGCTCGCCGAGGTCGGCGCCGGCGTCACCGCACGTGCCCTGGTCGACGAGGCGCTGGCGCTCGTCGACGAGCGCTACCCGGGCGCGGCCGGCAGGTACGGGCGCGCGCGCCTGCTCGCGCAGCGTGCCTGGCTGGTGCGCGGCGAGGGAGACGAGGCCGGCTCCCGGCGTGACCTCGCGCGCTTCTGGGAGGAGGCGGGAGAGAACCGGGCCCATCTCGTGCGACGCGAATGGCCGCGGCTCGAGCCGCTGCTGTGGGCCGCGCTCGAGCCGGGAGATGAGGCCTCCTCGGCGCCGCTGGACGCGGGGGAGGTCGTGATGGCGATCGAGGGAGGGTGGCCGGGAGGCGCGGCATTGCTCCCGTTCACTCGCCACCCTTCCGCCGCCGTCCGGCGCGCCGCGGTGGGCCCGGCGGCGGCCTCCGGGCATCCGGAGGGGATAGAGCGGCTGGCCGAGCTGACGGGGGATCCCGACGCCGGCGTCGCCGCCGCGGCCCGCGCGGCCGAGGCGCAGGTCGCACGCACGCCGCCTCCGCTCGTCTTCACGCTCCTGGGGTCGTTCGAGCTGCGGCGCGGCACCTGGCCGGTCGACGACGCGGCCTGGGTGCGGCGAACGGCTCAGCGGGTGGTGCGCTTCCTGCTCCTGCACCGCGATCGGGCCGTCACCGAGGATCTCCTGCTCGAGGCGCTGTGGCCGGACAAGGAGCCACCCGCCGCGCGCCGTGCGCTCCAGGTCGCCGTGTCGTGCGCCCGGGCCGTGCTGGATGCCCCCGGCGCGGAGCGCAGCGCGATCGAGTTCGCGGAGCGCACCTACCGCCTGAGCCTGAGCGAGCGCGACGTCGTGGACGCCGACGAGTTCGAGGCCGCTGCGGCGGCGGCGCTGAGTGAGACGGGGCCGGAGCGGCTTACGCTGCTTGACGCGGCCGAGCGACTGTGGAGCGGCGAGCCGCTGCCCGAGGAGCGATACTCGGACTGGGCGGTCGCCTGGCGGGAACGGCTCGCAGAGCGACGTGCCGAGCTGCTCGCCGGGCTCGCCGACACCCACCGCGCGGCTGGCGACGAGCCGGCGGCCACGCAGGCGGCGCGCAAGCTGGTCGAGCTCGACCCGCTCGACGAGGGCGGCCACCGGAGCCTCATGACCGCATACGCCCGCGCGGGGCGCCGCAGTCACGCGCTGCGCCAGTACCTGGAGTGCCGCCGCCGCCTGGTGGACGGGCTCGGAATCGAGCCGTCGGAGGAGACGTCGGAGCTCCAGCGCCGGATCCTGGCGGGCGAGCCTGTGTGA